A single genomic interval of Apis cerana isolate GH-2021 linkage group LG14, AcerK_1.0, whole genome shotgun sequence harbors:
- the LOC107998753 gene encoding carotenoid isomerooxygenase isoform X1 translates to MKSSAFNRSRSENDFSTVKLHELDDLLNGKRMKLSKTSFQLNDVEDCLKNNENESEEEKTNYFPNCDSSVWMRSCKSEVIEPISGKITGKIPHWLKGTLLRNGPGSLQVGEYTFNHLFDSSALLHRFAIANGEVTYQCRFVQTDVYKKNNAAQRIVVTEFGTKAVPDPCRNIFQRVAAVFKPENDSDNSMISVYPFCDEYYTFTESAVIHRIDPKTLETTGKVNVSDYVGIVNHTSHPHVMNDGTVYNLGLSVTSRGPQYNIICFSPNQIIIDDWGEEKELSMFDQATIIASVPSRWLLNPSYMHTFGITENYFIIVEQPLSVSLTTVISCKMKQQPMCAALKWYENENTLIHLISRETGLLERTFISEAFFYLHIINQFETRDRDYVVLDICCYRDAKMLDCLFVDAMKNLHKNPDYAKMFRGRPLRFILPMKRPQPDVPLEYNLITAKTVNQGLESFQNDSVTCQNKSGSEFVKASINDTNKDKRNDYQNVLRRRATAHKLANGDIFVKPELLCDLGCETPRLNYDSYLGREYRYFYAISSDVDLENPGTIIKVDILEKTRKTWCEKNVYPSEPVFVPDPNGKNEDDGVVLCSIVWSDKETRVGLLILDSVTLTEIARAIFETSGPVPKCLHGWFTLDK, encoded by the exons ATGAAATCATCTGCGTTTAATAGATCACGatcagaaaatgatttttccacCGTCAAATTGCACGAACttgatgatttattaaatggaAAGCGAATGAAATTGTCGAAGACGTCGTTTCAA ttAAACGATGTTGaagattgtttgaaaaataacgagAATGAATCGGAAGAAGAGAAGACGAATTATTTTCCGAATTGTGACTCGTCTGTATGGATGAGATCTTGCAAAAGTGAAGTGATAGAACCGATTTCTGGCAAAATAACAGGAAAAATACCACATTGGTTGAAAGGAACATTGCTAAGAAATGGACCAGGTAGCTTACAAGTTGGAGAATACACTTTTAACCATCTGTTCGATAGTTCAGCTTTATTGCATCg aTTTGCAATTGCTAACGGAGAAGTAACCTATCAATGCAGATTTGTTCAGACAGACGTATACAAAAAGAACAATGCAGCTCAAAGGATAGTAGTTACTGAATTTGGTACCAAAGCAGTACCAGATCcttgtagaaatatttttcaaag agTCGCAGCTGTATTCAAACCCGAGAATGACTCTGACAATTCTATGATATCCGTATATCCCTTTTGCGATGAGTATTATACATTTACGGAATCGGCAGTGATTCATCGTATCGATCCGAAAACTTTGGAAACTACAGGCAAG GTGAATGTGTCTGATTACGTTGGAATCGTAAATCACACATCTCATCCTCACGTAATGAATGATGGTACCGTTTATAATTTAGGATTAAGCGTGACATCACGAGGACCGCAATACAATATCATATGCTTTTCGCCCAATCAAATTATCATTG ATGACTGGggtgaagaaaaagaattatccaTGTTTGATCAAGCTACCATTATTGCCAGTGTTCCATCACGATGGTTATTGAATCCTTCTTATATGCATACGTTTGGCATcactgaaaattatttcatcatcgTAGAACAACCATTGTCGGTATCTCTGACCACTGTAATATCTTGCAAAATGAAACAACAACCGATGTGTGCAGCTTTAAAGTGGTATGAGAATGAAAAT actCTCATACACTTGATTTCGAGAGAGACAGGATTATTAGAGAGGACGTTTATTTCAGaagcatttttttatcttcatatcataaatcaatttgaaacACGTGATCGTGATTACGTGGTACTGGATATTTGCTGCTATCGCGATGCAAAAATGTTAGACTGCTTATTCGTAGATGCGATGaag aatttgcATAAGAATCCTGATTATGCCAAAATGTTTCGTGGCAGACCTTTGCGATTCATTTTACCAATGAAACGTCCACAACCGGACGTACCattggaatataatttgattactgCAAAAACAGTGAACCAAGGTCTGGAGTCATTTCAAAATGACTCTGTCACGTGTCAGAATAAATCTGGGTCAGAGTTCGTTAAAGCATCGATAAATGACACTAACAAAGACAAAAGGAATGACTATCAAAATGTTCTGAGGCGAAGAGCAACTGCTCATAAACTTGCGAACGgtgatatttttgtgaaacCGGAACTTCTTTGCGATTTGGGCTGTGAAACGCCACGTCTCAATTACGATTCCTATCTTGGAAGGgagtatcgatatttttatgccATTTCTAGTGACGTGGATTTAGAAAATCCTGGAACG attatcaaGGTAGATATCTTggagaaaacgagaaaaactTGGTGcgagaaaaatgtttatcCGAGTGAACCGGTTTTCGTACCGGATCCTAATGGCAAG aacgaAGATGACGGCGTGGTTCTCTGCTCTATTGTTTGGTCTGATAAAGAGACACGCGTTGGATTGCTGATTCTAGACAGCGTGACTCTTACGGAAATTGCTAGAGCCATCTTTGAGACTTCTGGCCCGGTGCCAAAGTGCTTACATGGCTGGTTTACCTtggacaaataa
- the LOC107998753 gene encoding carotenoid isomerooxygenase isoform X2, with amino-acid sequence MSEFFKNSIVKEKPSILDHSIATLFPLNDVEDCLKNNENESEEEKTNYFPNCDSSVWMRSCKSEVIEPISGKITGKIPHWLKGTLLRNGPGSLQVGEYTFNHLFDSSALLHRFAIANGEVTYQCRFVQTDVYKKNNAAQRIVVTEFGTKAVPDPCRNIFQRVAAVFKPENDSDNSMISVYPFCDEYYTFTESAVIHRIDPKTLETTGKVNVSDYVGIVNHTSHPHVMNDGTVYNLGLSVTSRGPQYNIICFSPNQIIIDDWGEEKELSMFDQATIIASVPSRWLLNPSYMHTFGITENYFIIVEQPLSVSLTTVISCKMKQQPMCAALKWYENENTLIHLISRETGLLERTFISEAFFYLHIINQFETRDRDYVVLDICCYRDAKMLDCLFVDAMKNLHKNPDYAKMFRGRPLRFILPMKRPQPDVPLEYNLITAKTVNQGLESFQNDSVTCQNKSGSEFVKASINDTNKDKRNDYQNVLRRRATAHKLANGDIFVKPELLCDLGCETPRLNYDSYLGREYRYFYAISSDVDLENPGTIIKVDILEKTRKTWCEKNVYPSEPVFVPDPNGKNEDDGVVLCSIVWSDKETRVGLLILDSVTLTEIARAIFETSGPVPKCLHGWFTLDK; translated from the exons ATGTCAGAGTTCTTTAAGAACTCAATTGTTAAAGAAAAGCCGTCTATTCTGGACCATAGCATCGCCACTTTGTTTCCG ttAAACGATGTTGaagattgtttgaaaaataacgagAATGAATCGGAAGAAGAGAAGACGAATTATTTTCCGAATTGTGACTCGTCTGTATGGATGAGATCTTGCAAAAGTGAAGTGATAGAACCGATTTCTGGCAAAATAACAGGAAAAATACCACATTGGTTGAAAGGAACATTGCTAAGAAATGGACCAGGTAGCTTACAAGTTGGAGAATACACTTTTAACCATCTGTTCGATAGTTCAGCTTTATTGCATCg aTTTGCAATTGCTAACGGAGAAGTAACCTATCAATGCAGATTTGTTCAGACAGACGTATACAAAAAGAACAATGCAGCTCAAAGGATAGTAGTTACTGAATTTGGTACCAAAGCAGTACCAGATCcttgtagaaatatttttcaaag agTCGCAGCTGTATTCAAACCCGAGAATGACTCTGACAATTCTATGATATCCGTATATCCCTTTTGCGATGAGTATTATACATTTACGGAATCGGCAGTGATTCATCGTATCGATCCGAAAACTTTGGAAACTACAGGCAAG GTGAATGTGTCTGATTACGTTGGAATCGTAAATCACACATCTCATCCTCACGTAATGAATGATGGTACCGTTTATAATTTAGGATTAAGCGTGACATCACGAGGACCGCAATACAATATCATATGCTTTTCGCCCAATCAAATTATCATTG ATGACTGGggtgaagaaaaagaattatccaTGTTTGATCAAGCTACCATTATTGCCAGTGTTCCATCACGATGGTTATTGAATCCTTCTTATATGCATACGTTTGGCATcactgaaaattatttcatcatcgTAGAACAACCATTGTCGGTATCTCTGACCACTGTAATATCTTGCAAAATGAAACAACAACCGATGTGTGCAGCTTTAAAGTGGTATGAGAATGAAAAT actCTCATACACTTGATTTCGAGAGAGACAGGATTATTAGAGAGGACGTTTATTTCAGaagcatttttttatcttcatatcataaatcaatttgaaacACGTGATCGTGATTACGTGGTACTGGATATTTGCTGCTATCGCGATGCAAAAATGTTAGACTGCTTATTCGTAGATGCGATGaag aatttgcATAAGAATCCTGATTATGCCAAAATGTTTCGTGGCAGACCTTTGCGATTCATTTTACCAATGAAACGTCCACAACCGGACGTACCattggaatataatttgattactgCAAAAACAGTGAACCAAGGTCTGGAGTCATTTCAAAATGACTCTGTCACGTGTCAGAATAAATCTGGGTCAGAGTTCGTTAAAGCATCGATAAATGACACTAACAAAGACAAAAGGAATGACTATCAAAATGTTCTGAGGCGAAGAGCAACTGCTCATAAACTTGCGAACGgtgatatttttgtgaaacCGGAACTTCTTTGCGATTTGGGCTGTGAAACGCCACGTCTCAATTACGATTCCTATCTTGGAAGGgagtatcgatatttttatgccATTTCTAGTGACGTGGATTTAGAAAATCCTGGAACG attatcaaGGTAGATATCTTggagaaaacgagaaaaactTGGTGcgagaaaaatgtttatcCGAGTGAACCGGTTTTCGTACCGGATCCTAATGGCAAG aacgaAGATGACGGCGTGGTTCTCTGCTCTATTGTTTGGTCTGATAAAGAGACACGCGTTGGATTGCTGATTCTAGACAGCGTGACTCTTACGGAAATTGCTAGAGCCATCTTTGAGACTTCTGGCCCGGTGCCAAAGTGCTTACATGGCTGGTTTACCTtggacaaataa
- the LOC107998734 gene encoding facilitated trehalose transporter Tret1 isoform X1 translates to MSRNRNYQTFTNECAPSSEKDLNLEDGKPVLAGHSANTNPENGHSVHGSAVRQVLAAVVAQLGTLNTGMAFGFSAIAVPQLQEPNSSIPIGKGSSEESWIASMSSIGTPIGCLISGYMMDVLGRKRSLIITEIPALLGWILIACATDVRMIYAGRFFVGLGSGMVGAPARVYTGEVTQPHLRGMLTAFASIGVSTGVLIEYFLGSVLTWNVCAAISGILPLAALLLMFFFPETPSYLISRSRPEKAREALQQVRGSTYNINQEMETLINFSNERDVKRPKGFREIIRALLKPNAIKPFTLLFLYFLIYQWSGTNVITFYAVEIFNDSGATINKYLAAVILGIIRLMSTIAACILCRKSGRRPLTMISSIGCGLSMVGLGGYMWLKSYWTANNLPFIATWIPVLCIFSYTIACTLGFLVIPWIMIGEVYPVQVRGIIGGLTTMAAHSFIFTVVKTYPYLTSILTTHGTFIFYGCISLFGTIYFYLCLPETKDKTLQEIEDYFSGRNNNLRTRNIDNHKPKVLQVKKGQILP, encoded by the exons ATGTCCAGGAACAGGAATTACCAGACATTTACGAACGAATGCGCGCCGTCCAGCGA aaaagatttaaatttagaagatGGAAAACCTGTACTGGCAGGACATAGTGCAAACACTAATCCAGAAAATGGTCATTCTGTTCATGGAAGTGCTGTCAGACAGGTTCTGGCAGCGGTAGTAGCACAACTTGGAACTCTGAACACTGGTATGGCATTTGGTTTTTCTGCCATTGCTGTCCCACAACTACAAGAACCAAATAGCAGCATTCCTATTGGCAAAGGATCATCCGAGGAATCATGGATTG CTAGTATGTCTTCTATTGGAACTCCTATTGGATGTTTAATATCTGGATATATGATGGACGTACTTGGAAGAAAACGATCTCTTATTATCACGGAAATTCCAGCATTACTTGGATGGATATTAATCGCATGTGCGACCGACGTTCGTATGATATATGCTGGAAGATTCTTTGTAGGACTTGGATCAGGCATGGTGGGTGCTCCAGCACGTGTTTATACAGGAGAAGTGACTCAACCTCATCTACGGGGAATGTTGACCGCTTTTGCAAGTATTGGAGTCAGCACTGGTGTTCTGATCGAGTATTTTTTGGGAAGCGTACTTACGTGGAACGTCTGTGCAGCTATTAGTGGAATTTTACCTCTTGCCGCTCTTTTGTTAATGTTTTTCTTCCCTGAAACACCTTCGTATCTTATATCTCGTAGTAGACCTGAAAAAGCACGAGAGGCGTTACAACAAGTTCGTGGTAgtacgtataatattaatcaagaaaTGGAAacacttattaatttttcgaatgagCGCGATGTTAAGCGTCCAAAAGgatttcgagaaataattaGAGCTCTTTTAAAACCAAATGCCATTAAACCTTTTACTCTATTGTTTTTATACTTTCTAATATACCAATGGTCAGGTACAAatgtaataactttttatgccgttgaaatttttaacgattcaGGGGCAACAATAAACAAGTACTTAGCTGCAGTAATTCTCggaattataagattaatgtCAACTATTGCTGCTTGTATCCTATGTAGAAAGAGTGGACGAAGACCTCTCACAATGATTTCGTCCATCGGCTGTGGACTTTCTATGGTAGGATTAGGTGGATATATGTGGTTAAAAAGCTATTGGACTGCAAATAATCTTCCATTTATTGCTACTTGGATACctgttttatgtatattttcatacaCTATTGCTTGTACCCTTGGTTTCCTTGTTATTCCTTGGATAATGATAGGCGAGGTATATCCAGTGCAAGTACGTGGTATTATTGGTGGTTTAACCACAATGGCAGCccattcttttatctttacaGTAGTTAAAACATATCCATATTTAACTAGTATACTTACTACGCATggtacttttattttttatggttgtatatctttattcggaacgatatatttttatttatgtcttCCCGAAACTAAAGATAAAACACTTCAAGAAATAGAAGATTACTTTTCCGGTAGgaacaataatttaagaacTAGAAATATAGATAACCATAAACCAAAGGTGTTACAAGTGAAAAAGGGTCAGATTTTgccttga
- the LOC107998734 gene encoding facilitated trehalose transporter Tret1 isoform X2 has translation MAKKDLNLEDGKPVLAGHSANTNPENGHSVHGSAVRQVLAAVVAQLGTLNTGMAFGFSAIAVPQLQEPNSSIPIGKGSSEESWIASMSSIGTPIGCLISGYMMDVLGRKRSLIITEIPALLGWILIACATDVRMIYAGRFFVGLGSGMVGAPARVYTGEVTQPHLRGMLTAFASIGVSTGVLIEYFLGSVLTWNVCAAISGILPLAALLLMFFFPETPSYLISRSRPEKAREALQQVRGSTYNINQEMETLINFSNERDVKRPKGFREIIRALLKPNAIKPFTLLFLYFLIYQWSGTNVITFYAVEIFNDSGATINKYLAAVILGIIRLMSTIAACILCRKSGRRPLTMISSIGCGLSMVGLGGYMWLKSYWTANNLPFIATWIPVLCIFSYTIACTLGFLVIPWIMIGEVYPVQVRGIIGGLTTMAAHSFIFTVVKTYPYLTSILTTHGTFIFYGCISLFGTIYFYLCLPETKDKTLQEIEDYFSGRNNNLRTRNIDNHKPKVLQVKKGQILP, from the exons ATGGCAaa aaaagatttaaatttagaagatGGAAAACCTGTACTGGCAGGACATAGTGCAAACACTAATCCAGAAAATGGTCATTCTGTTCATGGAAGTGCTGTCAGACAGGTTCTGGCAGCGGTAGTAGCACAACTTGGAACTCTGAACACTGGTATGGCATTTGGTTTTTCTGCCATTGCTGTCCCACAACTACAAGAACCAAATAGCAGCATTCCTATTGGCAAAGGATCATCCGAGGAATCATGGATTG CTAGTATGTCTTCTATTGGAACTCCTATTGGATGTTTAATATCTGGATATATGATGGACGTACTTGGAAGAAAACGATCTCTTATTATCACGGAAATTCCAGCATTACTTGGATGGATATTAATCGCATGTGCGACCGACGTTCGTATGATATATGCTGGAAGATTCTTTGTAGGACTTGGATCAGGCATGGTGGGTGCTCCAGCACGTGTTTATACAGGAGAAGTGACTCAACCTCATCTACGGGGAATGTTGACCGCTTTTGCAAGTATTGGAGTCAGCACTGGTGTTCTGATCGAGTATTTTTTGGGAAGCGTACTTACGTGGAACGTCTGTGCAGCTATTAGTGGAATTTTACCTCTTGCCGCTCTTTTGTTAATGTTTTTCTTCCCTGAAACACCTTCGTATCTTATATCTCGTAGTAGACCTGAAAAAGCACGAGAGGCGTTACAACAAGTTCGTGGTAgtacgtataatattaatcaagaaaTGGAAacacttattaatttttcgaatgagCGCGATGTTAAGCGTCCAAAAGgatttcgagaaataattaGAGCTCTTTTAAAACCAAATGCCATTAAACCTTTTACTCTATTGTTTTTATACTTTCTAATATACCAATGGTCAGGTACAAatgtaataactttttatgccgttgaaatttttaacgattcaGGGGCAACAATAAACAAGTACTTAGCTGCAGTAATTCTCggaattataagattaatgtCAACTATTGCTGCTTGTATCCTATGTAGAAAGAGTGGACGAAGACCTCTCACAATGATTTCGTCCATCGGCTGTGGACTTTCTATGGTAGGATTAGGTGGATATATGTGGTTAAAAAGCTATTGGACTGCAAATAATCTTCCATTTATTGCTACTTGGATACctgttttatgtatattttcatacaCTATTGCTTGTACCCTTGGTTTCCTTGTTATTCCTTGGATAATGATAGGCGAGGTATATCCAGTGCAAGTACGTGGTATTATTGGTGGTTTAACCACAATGGCAGCccattcttttatctttacaGTAGTTAAAACATATCCATATTTAACTAGTATACTTACTACGCATggtacttttattttttatggttgtatatctttattcggaacgatatatttttatttatgtcttCCCGAAACTAAAGATAAAACACTTCAAGAAATAGAAGATTACTTTTCCGGTAGgaacaataatttaagaacTAGAAATATAGATAACCATAAACCAAAGGTGTTACAAGTGAAAAAGGGTCAGATTTTgccttga
- the LOC107998657 gene encoding uncharacterized protein LOC107998657 has protein sequence MIVNKLCAAFRQITINTKSNIIVKYYSSYLLKEYNNTIFLPNFSTNALNIISPNIKFIPKTLNIDFENSRNNIKKDEMPLSKYIPSMEEPNSLINQLIKQDLPLIDTSFQLPPTENILEKLAIRMIVIRRKKMKKHKRKKLRKRMKFKWAKIRANRNILKEKLFQAELLAQIKEAQNFDPKKYIEEKFAILDKEIIPQTYRGEILSPNMIKQFIEKKKEHIRKKRNKLRLSKLLD, from the exons atgattgttAACAAACTATGTGCAGCATTTCGACAAATAACTATAAACACAAAaa gtaatattatcgtaaaatattattcttcatatttgttaaaagaatataataatacaatatttcttcctaatttttctacaaatgctttaaatataatatctccaaatattaaatttataccaaAAACGCttaatatagattttgaaaattcaagaaataatattaagaaagatgaaatgcctttatctaaatatataccaTCAATGGAGGAACccaattcattaataaatcaacTGATTAAACAGGATTTACCATTAATAGATACATCTTTCCAGCTTCCACCAACAGAAAATATCTTAGAAAAATTAGCTATACGTATGATagtaattagaagaaaaaaaatgaaaaaacacaaaagaaagaaactgcGCAAAAGAATGAAGTTTAAATGGGCAAAGATTAGAGCAAATCGTAATATattgaaggaaaaattatttcaagcaGAATTACTTGCTCAAATTAAAGAGGCACAAAACTTTGatcctaaaaaatatattgaagaaaaatttgctattttggataaagaaataatacccCAAACATATAGAGGTGAAATATTATCTCCAAATATGATCAAGcaatttatagaaaagaaaaaagaacatataagaaaaaaacgtaataaactacgtttatcaaaattacttgattaa
- the LOC107998658 gene encoding proteasome subunit beta type-3 has product MSILAYNGGAIIAMKGKNCVAIAADRRFGIQAQTITCDFQKIFEMGSHLYLSLPGLATDTQTVMEKLRFRLNLYELKENRKIHPKAFASMVSNLLYERRFGPYFVEPIIAGLNPNTYEPFICNMDLIGCISPSNDFVVGGTCTEQLYGMCESLYEPDMEPDDLFETISQALVNACDRDAISGWGAIVYIIEKDKITVKTLKTRMD; this is encoded by the exons atg agTATTTTAGCTTATAATGGTGGAGCTATCATAGCAATGAAAGGCAAGAATTGTGTGGCAATAGCTGCTGATCGTAGATTTGGTATACAAGCACAAACCATAACATGTgattttcaaaagatatttgaaatgGGATCTCATTTGTATCTTAGCCTTCCTGGTCTTGCTACTGATACTCAAACtgtaatggaaaaattaagatttagattaaatctttatgaacttaaagaaaatagaaaaatacatcCTAAAGCATTTGCATCAATggtatcaaatttattatatgaaagaaGATTTGGACCTTATTTTGTAGAACCTATCATTGCTGGGTTAAATCCTAATACTTATGAAccatttatttgcaatatggATTTAATAGGATGTATAAGTCCATCAAATGATTTTGTGGTTGGTGGAACATGTACTGAACAATTATATGGAATGTGTGAATCACTTTATGAACCAGATATGGAACCAGATGATCTTTTTGAAACAATTAGTCAAGCATTAGTAAATGCATGTGATAGAGATGCAATATCTGGTTGGGGTgctattgtttatataat agaaaaagataaaattacagTCAAGACTCTTAAAACGCGAATGGATTAA